A stretch of Nymphalis io chromosome 29, ilAglIoxx1.1, whole genome shotgun sequence DNA encodes these proteins:
- the LOC126779499 gene encoding zinc finger protein 184-like isoform X3, translating to MESISNEGMCRCCASEGTFKDFLTSYHWMGEEEIYADMLRDCFAITLYTSDDVNNGGICEVCITQLRNACNFKRQVQQTEEQFKKRVQNSGLKSNVIKLEMAGGDDGEHSDTNLSDEFSAAEFEVPIKEEKDEEKPKKRQAAKPSTSRAKKAKTEDGEPSAKRTDGDAPKRRKKKKKSDVSATPERIEHRVNLTSILQFSNASPFRDKTMRGFSCLYCAKYFQHIDELRAHTSQQSEKDKINTMLDYKLSYNPIKLDITNLMCTVCDKNMKDLIELKEHLVVAHGKTIHRNIKDIILPFRLENGQNFTCVICSVVHISFKNLYHHMSSHYRNYCCKKCGAGYITIAALRKHGKTHYQGHFPCDYCDKSYTSLTKKRNHEKGVHTGGWLRNKCPHCPEIFVSYYDRSEHLVKVHNEAPVVYPCNACNKTYKKKFELNRHIKHHHLQQRSFLCDKCNAKFFSKRGLVDHMTRHTGAEICSCDVCGKSFSRMRTLREHMRIHEDDKRFQCEVCKKTFMQKSSLKSHVRLHQDDLDIFKEFDDVKHLIDNREMTLKQIAAENKKKAQAEKLKDQYQ from the exons ATGGAGTCTATTTCAAACGAAGGCATGTGCCGGTGCTGTGCATCTGAAGGTACTTTTAAAGACTTTCTTACGTCGTACCATTGGATGGGCGAAGAAGAAATATATGCCGATATGTTAAGGGATTGTTTCGCGATAACA TTATATACGTCCGATGACGTTAACAATGGCGGTATATGTGAGGTGTGCATTACGCAGCTCCGAAATGCTTGTAACTTCAAGCGCCAGGTGCAGCAGACGGAGGAGCAGTTCAAGAAGAGGGTCCAAAATAGTGGACTTAAAT cGAATGTTATAAAGCTTGAGATGGCCGGCGGTGATGATGGCGAACATTCCGATACAAATTTGTCTGACGAGTTTTCGGCTGCGG aattcgAAGTTCCTATAAAAGAGGAGAAGGACGAAGAGAAGCCGAAGAAGCGTCAAGCGGCGAAACCTTCAACGTCGAGAGCGAAGAAGGCAAAGACCGAGGACGGCGAACCGTCAGCCAAAC GAACGGACGGCGACGCGCCGAAGCGCaggaaaaagaaaaagaaatcaGACGTTAGCGCCACGCCCGAGCGCATTGAGCACAGAGTGAACCTCACATCGATACTGCAATTCTCCAATGCGAGTCCGTTCAGGGACAAGACGATGCGCGGCTTCTCCTGCCTCTACTGCGCGAAATACTTCCAGCACATCGACGAACTACGAGCGCACACGTCCCAACAGTCGGAGAAAGACAAAATCAACACGATGCTCGATTACAAGCTCAGCTATAATCCGATCAAACTTGACATAACTAACCTCATGTGCACGGTTTGcgataaaaatatgaaagattTGATCGAACTCAAGGAGCATTTAGTCGTCGCGCACGGCAAAACGATACACCGAAACATAAAAGACATTATATTACCTTTTAGACTTGAGAACGGACAGAATTTCACGTGCGTCATATGTTCCGTCGTTCATATATCATTCAAAAATCTCTACCACCACATGAGCAGTCACTATCGTAATTATTGTTGCAAGAAATGCGGCGCTGGCTACATAACGATAGCGGCTTTAAGGAAACACGGGAAGACGCACTACCAAGGTCACTTCCCGTGCGATTACTGTGATAAATCGTACACGTCGCTGACGAAGAAACGCAATCACGAGAAGGGCGTCCACACCGGCGGCTGGCTGAGGAACAAATGTCCTCACTGTCCGGAGATATTCGTGAGCTACTACGATCGTAGCGAGCATTTAGTTAAAGTTCACAACGAGGCGCCCGTCGTGTATCCGTGCAACGCCTGCAACAAGACGTACAAAAAGAAGTTCGAATTGAACAGGCACATAAAACACCACCACCTCCAGCAGAGGAGCTTCCTGTGCGATAAATGCAACGCGAAGTTCTTCTCGAAGCGTGGTCTCGTCGATCACATGACGAGGCATACAGGTGCCGAGATATGCTCGTGCGATGTATGCGGCAAATCGTTCTCTAGAATGCGGACGTTGAGGGAACATATGAGGATACACGAAGACGACAAGAGATTCCAATGCGAGGTCTGCAAGAAGACGTTCATGCAGAAGAGCAGCTTGAAGAGTCACGTCCGTTTGCATCAAGACGACTTGGACATATTCAAGGAGTTTGATGACGTCAAACATCTGATTGATAACAGGGAGATGACGTTGAAACAAATCGCAGCTGAGAACAAGAAGAAGGCACAGGCCGAAAAGTTGAAGGATCAATATCAATAG
- the LOC126779499 gene encoding zinc finger and BTB domain-containing protein 17-like isoform X1 → MESISNEGMCRCCASEGTFKDFLTSYHWMGEEEIYADMLRDCFAITLYTSDDVNNGGICEVCITQLRNACNFKRQVQQTEEQFKKRVQNSGLKSNVIKLEMAGGDDGEHSDTNLSDEFSAAEFEVPIKEEKDEEKPKKRQAAKPSTSRAKKAKTEDGEPSAKRFSENLNREDVEDNKNKSTEENMIKIEIPRQSKLRTKLKAKKKIKLKPIKELSKHHHNIKEVLQWSNTTPIHGKSDLGYLCCYCSEKFPDPADLKQHTLDLHKNDSKPKFSQKRDLKKYHVKVDITGLQCDICKMNINSIEDLIEHLREIHDRKIYTDIKNHIVAFKFEGSNTTELKCVVCSNTYTKFKILFEHMHKHSRNYVCDVCSAGFINNRALLNHQKRHNLGEFKCEHCDKVFDNIHKKNSHVTTVHVHGYLLNKCGYCNQKFAGYRTKAEHLRTAHGITERAKCQACEKSFSTKDSLNKHIKRHHLMDYRYSCTLCDMKFHANKSLEEHMVKHTKTRSFQCKVCFKRYGRQQTLKEHMRIHDNDRRFKCEHCVMAFVQKCSWRRHMQAKHEDQIGGMCQKLQPINVP, encoded by the exons ATGGAGTCTATTTCAAACGAAGGCATGTGCCGGTGCTGTGCATCTGAAGGTACTTTTAAAGACTTTCTTACGTCGTACCATTGGATGGGCGAAGAAGAAATATATGCCGATATGTTAAGGGATTGTTTCGCGATAACA TTATATACGTCCGATGACGTTAACAATGGCGGTATATGTGAGGTGTGCATTACGCAGCTCCGAAATGCTTGTAACTTCAAGCGCCAGGTGCAGCAGACGGAGGAGCAGTTCAAGAAGAGGGTCCAAAATAGTGGACTTAAAT cGAATGTTATAAAGCTTGAGATGGCCGGCGGTGATGATGGCGAACATTCCGATACAAATTTGTCTGACGAGTTTTCGGCTGCGG aattcgAAGTTCCTATAAAAGAGGAGAAGGACGAAGAGAAGCCGAAGAAGCGTCAAGCGGCGAAACCTTCAACGTCGAGAGCGAAGAAGGCAAAGACCGAGGACGGCGAACCGTCAGCCAAAC gtTTCTCCGAAAATCTAAATAGAGAAGACGttgaagataataaaaataaatctacggaagaaaatatgattaaaatagaaataccaAGACAAAGTAAACTGAGAACTAAGCTTAAAGCAAAAAAGAAGATTAAGCTAAAACCAATTAAAGAATTATCAAAGCACCATCATAACATAAAAGAGGTACTCCAATGGTCTAACACAACCCCAATACACGGTAAAAGTGACCTGGGCTACTTGTGCTGTTACTGCTCGGAAAAATTCCCCGATCCAGCTGATTTGAAACAACACACGTTAGATCTGCACAAAAACGACTCGAAACCAAAATTCTCACAGAAGAGAGATCTGAAGAAGTATCACGTCAAAGTTGACATAACGGGCCTGCAATGCGATATTTGTAAAATGAACATAAATAGCATAGAAGATTTGATAGAACATTTGAGAGAAATACACGATCGAAAGATTTATACGGATATAAAGAATCACATAGTAGCATTCAAGTTTGAAGGATCAAATACGACCGAATTAAAGTGCGTCGTCTGTTCGAACACTTACACGAAGTTTAAGATACTTTTCGAGCACATGCATAAGCACTCGAGGAACTACGTGTGCGACGTGTGCAGCGCTGGCTTTATTAATAACAGAGCGTTGTTGAATCACCAGAAACGTCACAACCTCGGCGAGTTCAAGTGTGAACACTGCGATAAAGTATTTGACAATATACACAAGAAGAACTCACACGTGACGACCGTTCACGTTCACGGTTATTTGCTGAACAAATGCGGTTATTGCAATCAAAAGTTCGCCGGTTATCGAACGAAAGCTGAACACTTGAGAACGGCCCACGGTATAACGGAACGCGCCAAGTGCCAAGCGTGTGAAAAGAGTTTCTCTACAAAAGACTCTctaaataaacacataaaacGCCACCATTTAATGGACTATCGGTACAGTTGCACTCTTTGTGACATGAAGTTCCACGCTAATAAGAGCTTGGAGGAGCATATGGTGAAACATACTAAGACCCGCAGTTTCCAGTGCAAGGTCTGTTTCAAGCGTTATGGGAGACAACAGACCTTGAAGGAGCATATGCGTATCCATGACAACGATAGGAGATTCAAGTGCGAGCACTGTGTGATGGCGTTTGTCCAAAAATGCAGTTGGCGTCGTCATATGCAAGCCAAGCATGAAGATCAAATAGGTGGAATGTGTCAAAAGTTACAGCCAATAAATGTCCCATAG
- the LOC126779499 gene encoding zinc finger protein 667-like isoform X4, translating into MESISNEGMCRCCASEGTFKDFLTSYHWMGEEEIYADMLRDCFAITLYTSDDVNNGGICEVCITQLRNACNFKRQVQQTEEQFKKRVQNSGLKSNVIKLEMAGGDDGEHSDTNLSDEFSAAEFEVPIKEEKDEEKPKKRQAAKPSTSRAKKAKTEDGEPSAKRRQPDGKAKTKGETVKRVAKLTQRIVKIEKELEMPKGRQGSVELSRHLINVREILTWSNATPIRSHTDVGYLCCYCDDHYTQPADLKQHTLDKHEGISNSSFTKRRDLNAFYVKIDITGLHCRLCGDDIETIDQLIVHLKDVHKKRLFTDIKNHLIAFKFESETLKCFVCSTKFNRFKGLLEHMNLHCRNFICNVCDAGFVNRKRLFVHQEKHKTGIFQCEVCAEEFSTLPKKKLHIKSIHKPVKFRNKCGYCNETFKDYHQKLKHLTVVHQVEQNAYKCDACDRIYRSRKSFRVHIQRDHLLQRPHHCTECDKNFYSGSALKCHMLKHTGVREFQCDVCLKSYGRKSTLRDHMRIHSDDRRFKCEHCGQAFVQKCSWRGHMRAKHGEDV; encoded by the exons ATGGAGTCTATTTCAAACGAAGGCATGTGCCGGTGCTGTGCATCTGAAGGTACTTTTAAAGACTTTCTTACGTCGTACCATTGGATGGGCGAAGAAGAAATATATGCCGATATGTTAAGGGATTGTTTCGCGATAACA TTATATACGTCCGATGACGTTAACAATGGCGGTATATGTGAGGTGTGCATTACGCAGCTCCGAAATGCTTGTAACTTCAAGCGCCAGGTGCAGCAGACGGAGGAGCAGTTCAAGAAGAGGGTCCAAAATAGTGGACTTAAAT cGAATGTTATAAAGCTTGAGATGGCCGGCGGTGATGATGGCGAACATTCCGATACAAATTTGTCTGACGAGTTTTCGGCTGCGG aattcgAAGTTCCTATAAAAGAGGAGAAGGACGAAGAGAAGCCGAAGAAGCGTCAAGCGGCGAAACCTTCAACGTCGAGAGCGAAGAAGGCAAAGACCGAGGACGGCGAACCGTCAGCCAAAC GTAGACAACCTGACGGTAAAGCAAAAACTAAAGGTGAAACGGTGAAGCGCGTTGCGAAATTGACACAGAGAATTGTCAAAATCGAAAAGGAATTAGAGATGCCGAAAGGTCGGCAGGGGAGCGTTGAACTATCGAGGCATTTGATAAACGTCAGGGAGATACTCACGTGGTCGAACGCTACGCCGATCCGAAGCCACACGGACGTCGGTTACTTGTGCTGTTACTGTGACGACCACTATACACAACCAGCCGATTTGAAACAGCACACGTTAGATAAACACGAAGGTATAAGCAACTCGAGTTTCACAAAACGAAGGGATTTGAACGCGTTTTATGTGAAGATAGATATAACTGGACTGCATTGTAGGTTATGCGGTGATGATATAGAAACTATCGACCAACTCATCGTCCATCTAAAGGATGTACACAAGAAGAGACTGTTCACTGATATCAAGAATCACTTGATCGCTTTCAAATTTGAAAGCGAAACGTTAAAATGTTTTGTCTGTTCAACGAAGTTCAACAGGTTCAAAGGATTGCTCGAACATATGAACCTGCATTGTaggaattttatttgtaacgtgTGCGATGCGGGTTTCGTGAACCGTAAACGGCTTTTCGTGCACCAGGAGAAACACAAAACCGGTATATTCCAGTGCGAGGTGTGCGCGGAGGAGTTCTCGACGCTGCCGAAGAAAAAACTCCACATTAAGTCGATACACAAACCCGTCAAGTTTCGCAATAAGTGCGGTTATTGCAACGAGACGTTTAAGGATTATCACCAGAAATTGAAACATCTTACAGTCGTACACCAAGTCGAGCAGAACGCGTACAAGTGTGATGCCTGTGATAGGATATACCGTAGTCGTAAGTCGTTCAGGGTACACATCCAGAGGGATCATTTGTTGCAGCGGCCTCACCATTGTACGGAGTGCGATAAGAACTTCTACTCAGGATCAGCACTGAAATGCCACATGTTGAAACACACGGGCGTACGAGAATTCCAGTGTGACGTGTGTTTGAAATCGTACGGTCGGAAGTCGACCCTACGCGATCATATGAGGATACACTCGGATGACAGGCGGTTTAAGTGCGAGCACTGCGGGCAGGCGTTCGTGCAAAAGTGCAGCTGGCGGGGACACATGCGTGCGAAGCACGGAGAAGATGTTTAG
- the LOC126779499 gene encoding zinc finger protein 718-like isoform X5: protein MESISNEGMCRCCASEGTFKDFLTSYHWMGEEEIYADMLRDCFAITLYTSDDVNNGGICEVCITQLRNACNFKRQVQQTEEQFKKRVQNSGLKSNVIKLEMAGGDDGEHSDTNLSDEFSAAEFEVPIKEEKDEEKPKKRQAAKPSTSRAKKAKTEDGEPSAKRDEQIIIVSGEKAEELLHKLQESRVNSVSRGRNKKTAKSKLDEKCTLEVEKHRSNMTEILLNSNATPIRFRGDIGYACCFCSEQFPDPADLKMHTIGNHDAKSIKKVVQEMRVYTVKLDVTELKCTLCQNDISSVDKLIDHLIKVHQRIIYTDIKNHMVPFKFQGDELKCALCSTKFTKFRNLTEHMNTHFRNYVCDVCGAGFVNRDILRSHLRIHKTGLFACDFCSKTFNTRVKKQSHINIVHRRLYMTRKCGYCNELFDDYHKKSDHLAKYHGVAPTVLKCDSCDRTFTNQQGLRRHTRRDHLMERNFECKICGMKFFGSENLNKHMVKHTGERDFHCGICGKSFARKFTLTQHMRVHTKQRRSPVRTSAEYLIIDDNIESDAEENIL, encoded by the exons ATGGAGTCTATTTCAAACGAAGGCATGTGCCGGTGCTGTGCATCTGAAGGTACTTTTAAAGACTTTCTTACGTCGTACCATTGGATGGGCGAAGAAGAAATATATGCCGATATGTTAAGGGATTGTTTCGCGATAACA TTATATACGTCCGATGACGTTAACAATGGCGGTATATGTGAGGTGTGCATTACGCAGCTCCGAAATGCTTGTAACTTCAAGCGCCAGGTGCAGCAGACGGAGGAGCAGTTCAAGAAGAGGGTCCAAAATAGTGGACTTAAAT cGAATGTTATAAAGCTTGAGATGGCCGGCGGTGATGATGGCGAACATTCCGATACAAATTTGTCTGACGAGTTTTCGGCTGCGG aattcgAAGTTCCTATAAAAGAGGAGAAGGACGAAGAGAAGCCGAAGAAGCGTCAAGCGGCGAAACCTTCAACGTCGAGAGCGAAGAAGGCAAAGACCGAGGACGGCGAACCGTCAGCCAAAC GTGATGAGCAAATAATCATCGTATCTGGCGAAAAGGCTGAAGAGCTCCTCCACAAATTACAAGAGTCAAGAGTAAATAGCGTATCGCGTGGCCGTAATAAGAAAACAGCTAAAAGTAAACTAGACGAAAAATGTACGCTAGAGGTTGAAAAACATCGGAGCAATATGACGGAAATATTGCTGAATTCAAACGCGACGCCGATACGTTTCCGCGGCGATATTGGCTATGCTTGTTGCTTTTGCTCTGAGCAGTTTCCGGATCCGGCTGACTTAAAAATGCACACAATAGGCAATCATGACgcgaaaagtattaaaaaagttGTCCAAGAAATGCGAGTGTATACAGTTAAATTAGATGTAACCGAATTGAAATGTACGTTGTGTCAAAACGATATATCATCTGTGGACAAATTAATAGATCACTTGATAAAAGTACATCagcgtataatatatacagatataaaaaaTCACATGGTACCGTTTAAGTTTCAAGGTGACGAGCTGAAGTGCGCCTTGTGTTCGACGAAATTCACTAAATTCAGAAATTTAACGGAACACATGAACACGCACTTCCGTAATTACGTCTGTGATGTGTGCGGCGCGGGTTTCGTGAACCGTGACATATTGAGGAGTCATTTGAGAATACACAAAACAGGTCTGTTCGCGTGCGATTTCTGTTCGAAGACTTTTAATACAAGAGTTAAGAAACAGTCTCATATCAACATTGTACACAGACGGCTTTATATGACGAGAAAATGCGGATATTGCAATGAGTTATTTGACGATTATCACAAGAAAAGCGATCATTTGGCCAAATATCACGGCGTAGCTCCGACTGTGTTGAAATGTGACTCCTGTGACCGAACCTTCACGAATCAGCAAGGCTTGCGACGGCACACGAGACGGGACCACTTGATGGAGAGGAACTTCGAATGTAAAATTTGCGGCATGAAGTTCTTCGGGAGTGAAAATTTAAACAAGCATATGGTGAAACATACTGGAGAGCGTGATTTTCATTGTGGCATATGCGGAAAATCTTTCGCAAGGAAATTCACTTTGACGCAACACATGCGTGTTCACACTAAGCAGCGTAGGAGTCCAGTTCGAACATCagctgaatatttaattatcgatGATAATATTGAATCAGACGCCgaagaaaatatactttaa
- the LOC126779499 gene encoding zinc finger protein 564-like isoform X2, whose amino-acid sequence MESISNEGMCRCCASEGTFKDFLTSYHWMGEEEIYADMLRDCFAITLYTSDDVNNGGICEVCITQLRNACNFKRQVQQTEEQFKKRVQNSGLKSNVIKLEMAGGDDGEHSDTNLSDEFSAAEFEVPIKEEKDEEKPKKRQAAKPSTSRAKKAKTEDGEPSAKRVEIETSFVEITIKQEPTSDTEERETKLETVVKIENVTDDNVSKKVTKDPKKGAADKKSKKDQILEMEKHLKNISTILLHTNATPIRYHDGANYVCALCPETYPLPSELKMHVLEEHDEIDKSSFMEGHRLTSYVVKLDITNLRCLICHSEIEGFDPMHHLRTAHGKELHTDIPNHILPFRFVGNGFDCVQCPKSFEHFKLIQEHMSIHYGNYICATCNAPFVNKRTMQNHANRHKKGDFPCSQCAKIFDTNRKKLNHEKFVHDGDYKRKKCPYCQEKFTNYAKKRSHMVQEHGAEPLSVKCEICKKTFSTRARLRGHTRRDHMECQHACTDCEMRFYTKLELVKHMVKHSPLREYQCDICQKAYARKHTLREHLKIHANIRKFKCELCEFTFVQKCSWKSHMRNKHKIKVP is encoded by the exons ATGGAGTCTATTTCAAACGAAGGCATGTGCCGGTGCTGTGCATCTGAAGGTACTTTTAAAGACTTTCTTACGTCGTACCATTGGATGGGCGAAGAAGAAATATATGCCGATATGTTAAGGGATTGTTTCGCGATAACA TTATATACGTCCGATGACGTTAACAATGGCGGTATATGTGAGGTGTGCATTACGCAGCTCCGAAATGCTTGTAACTTCAAGCGCCAGGTGCAGCAGACGGAGGAGCAGTTCAAGAAGAGGGTCCAAAATAGTGGACTTAAAT cGAATGTTATAAAGCTTGAGATGGCCGGCGGTGATGATGGCGAACATTCCGATACAAATTTGTCTGACGAGTTTTCGGCTGCGG aattcgAAGTTCCTATAAAAGAGGAGAAGGACGAAGAGAAGCCGAAGAAGCGTCAAGCGGCGAAACCTTCAACGTCGAGAGCGAAGAAGGCAAAGACCGAGGACGGCGAACCGTCAGCCAAAC GTGTCGAGATTGAAACAAGCTTTGTCGAAATAACGATCAAACAGGAACCCACGTCCGATACGGAGGAACGAGAGACAAAACTCGAAACGGTCGTTAAAATAGAAAACGTAACAGATGATAATGTATCGAAAAAGGTAACCAAAGATCCTAAAAAAGGCGCAGCCGACAAGAAATCCAAGAAGGATCAAATACTCGAAATGGAGAAACATTTGAAGAATATTAGTACGATACTTTTACATACGAACGCTACCCCGATAAGATACCACGACGGTGCTAACTACGTATGCGCTCTATGCCCAGAGACGTATCCGCTTCCGTCGGAATTGAAAATGCACGTCCTCGAGGAACATGACGAAATTGACAAGTCTTCGTTCATGGAAGGGCACAGATTGACTTCGTACGTCGTTAAACTCGATATAACGAATTTGCGCTGTCTAATATGCCACAGCGAGATCGAAGGTTTCGACCCGATGCATCACCTCCGCACTGCACACGGTAAAGAATTGCATACCGATATACCGAATCATATATTACCGTTCAGATTCGTTGGAAACGGTTTCGACTGCGTCCAATGTCCGAAGTCCTTCGAACACTTTAAACTGATACAGGAACACATGAGCATACATTATGGTAATTATATATGCGCGACATGTAACGCTCCCTTCGTAAATAAGAGAACGATGCAAAATCACGCGAACCGACATAAAAAAGGCGATTTCCCGTGCAGTCAGTGCGCCAAAATATTCGATACGAACAGGAAGAAGCTGAATCACGAGAAGTTCGTGCACGACGGCGATTATAAGAGAAAAAAGTGCCCGTATTGTCAGGAGAAGTTCACCAATTACGCGAAGAAGCGATCTCATATGGTACAGGAACACGGCGCGGAACCTCTGTCCGTGAAGTGTGAGATTTGCAAGAAAACGTTCAGTACGAGAGCTCGTTTAAGAGGTCACACCAGGCGGGATCACATGGAGTGCCAGCACGCTTGTACGGATTGCGAAATGAGGTTCTATACAAAGTTGGAACTTGTGAAGCACATGGTGAAGCACTCCCCGCTAAGGGAATACCAGTGTGACATATGCCAGAAGGCGTACGCGAGGAAGCATACGCTCCGGGAACATTTGAAGATACACGCCAATATAAGGAAATTCAAGTGCGAACTATGCGAATTTACATTCGTGCAAAAGTGCAGTTGGAAATCTCATATGCGTAACAAACACAAGATAAAAGTTCCATAA